A genomic window from Variovorax paradoxus includes:
- the gnd gene encoding decarboxylating NADP(+)-dependent phosphogluconate dehydrogenase — protein sequence MSSNKQSDFGLIGLAVMGQNLVLNVESRGFQVSVYNRTEATTEAFIAVNPGKKLVGAKTLEEFVQSLAKPRKIQIMVKAGAPVDQVIELLIPLLDKDDIVIDGGNSLYTDTERRDAYLSSKGLRFIGAGVSGGEEGARKGPSIMPGGPLSTWEVMKPIFESIAAKVDGEPCVIHIGPGGAGHYVKMVHNGIEYGDMQLICEAYSLFKAASFSTDEMAAIFNEWNDGELQSYLIQITAKALEQKDPETGKPIVDVILDKAGQKGTGQWTLINAAENAVVISTINAAVEARVLSSQKKQRVAASKLLQGPKIELSVEKKALVAKVHDALYASKVISYTQGFDLIKTMGDKKGWGLDLGGIASIWRGGCIIRARFLNRITDAFRTDPALGNLMLNPFFKDLLNRTQQNWREVVALAVSNGIPVPAFSASLAYYDSYRTERLPANLLQAQRDFFGAHTYERTDKPEGQFFHTDWPEVIG from the coding sequence ATGAGCAGCAACAAGCAAAGCGATTTCGGACTGATCGGCCTGGCCGTGATGGGCCAGAACCTCGTGCTGAATGTGGAAAGCCGCGGCTTCCAGGTCAGCGTGTACAACCGCACCGAGGCCACCACCGAAGCCTTCATTGCCGTCAACCCCGGCAAGAAGCTGGTCGGCGCGAAGACGCTGGAAGAGTTCGTGCAGAGCCTGGCCAAGCCTCGCAAGATCCAGATCATGGTGAAGGCCGGCGCGCCGGTCGACCAGGTGATCGAGCTGCTCATTCCACTGCTGGACAAGGACGACATCGTCATCGACGGCGGCAACAGCCTCTACACCGACACCGAGCGCCGCGACGCGTACCTCTCCAGCAAGGGCCTGCGCTTCATCGGCGCGGGCGTGTCGGGCGGCGAGGAAGGCGCGCGCAAGGGGCCGTCGATCATGCCGGGCGGGCCGCTTTCCACCTGGGAGGTGATGAAGCCGATCTTCGAGAGCATCGCGGCCAAGGTGGACGGCGAGCCCTGCGTGATTCACATCGGCCCCGGCGGCGCGGGCCACTACGTGAAGATGGTGCACAACGGCATCGAGTACGGCGACATGCAGCTGATCTGCGAGGCCTACAGCCTGTTCAAGGCGGCCAGCTTCAGCACCGACGAAATGGCCGCCATCTTCAACGAATGGAACGACGGCGAGCTGCAGAGCTACCTGATCCAGATCACCGCCAAGGCGCTCGAGCAGAAAGATCCGGAAACGGGCAAGCCCATCGTCGACGTCATTCTCGACAAGGCCGGCCAGAAGGGCACAGGCCAGTGGACGCTGATCAACGCGGCCGAGAACGCGGTGGTCATCAGCACCATCAACGCGGCCGTGGAAGCACGCGTGCTGTCGTCGCAGAAGAAGCAGCGCGTGGCGGCCAGCAAGCTGCTGCAGGGCCCGAAGATCGAGCTGTCAGTCGAGAAGAAGGCGCTGGTGGCCAAGGTGCACGATGCGCTCTATGCATCGAAGGTCATCAGCTACACGCAGGGCTTCGACCTCATCAAGACCATGGGCGACAAGAAGGGCTGGGGCCTCGACCTGGGCGGCATCGCGTCGATCTGGCGCGGCGGCTGCATCATTCGCGCGCGCTTCCTGAACCGCATCACCGATGCCTTCCGCACCGACCCTGCCCTGGGCAACCTGATGCTCAACCCGTTCTTCAAGGACCTGCTGAACCGCACGCAGCAGAACTGGCGCGAAGTGGTGGCGCTGGCGGTGAGCAACGGCATTCCGGTGCCGGCCTTCAGCGCCTCGCTGGCCTACTACGACAGCTACCGCACCGAGCGCCTGCCGGCGAACCTGTTGCAGGCGCAGCGCGACTTCTTCGGTGCCCACACGTATGAGCGT
- a CDS encoding AraC-like ligand-binding domain-containing protein — MSEAIDTIHRWSTDAVPLAQRLDYWVGAVCEGFLEMDVTSPVAGSFGATLESAPLGPIVVNQVRGSAQDVYRTRRAIAHSRNNYFYLLCKTDSAWVAVQDGRSARLLPGDAVLVDSRRRYEFHLLQSADTISLELPTAWVDAWIPDAGDQMARRIDGQAGWGSVLCGFVRQLTPQMAAKPPLPAALLGDQLGGLLALATGHGLSESESEGRAALRRRVLDATRERHAEPGLTAAGVARELGISERSLHRCLGEGGTTFATALAGFRMQAARRMLGDARFDRLGIAEIGFRVGLTDASHFVRQCRRHLGATPGELRRLRR; from the coding sequence ATGAGCGAAGCCATCGACACCATCCACCGCTGGTCCACCGACGCCGTGCCGCTCGCGCAGCGGCTGGACTACTGGGTGGGCGCGGTCTGCGAGGGCTTCCTGGAGATGGACGTGACCAGCCCGGTGGCCGGCAGCTTCGGCGCCACGCTCGAATCCGCGCCGCTCGGCCCCATCGTCGTCAACCAGGTGCGCGGCAGCGCGCAGGACGTCTACCGCACGCGCCGCGCCATCGCCCACAGCCGCAACAATTACTTCTACCTGCTGTGCAAGACCGACTCGGCCTGGGTGGCCGTGCAGGACGGCCGCTCCGCGCGGCTTCTGCCGGGCGACGCGGTGCTGGTCGATTCGCGCCGGCGCTACGAATTTCACCTGCTGCAATCGGCCGACACCATTTCGCTCGAACTGCCGACCGCCTGGGTCGATGCGTGGATTCCCGACGCGGGCGACCAGATGGCGCGGCGCATCGACGGGCAGGCGGGGTGGGGCAGCGTGCTGTGCGGCTTTGTGCGGCAGCTGACACCGCAGATGGCCGCAAAGCCGCCGCTGCCGGCGGCGTTGCTGGGCGACCAGCTCGGCGGCCTGCTGGCGCTGGCCACGGGGCATGGCCTTTCAGAGTCAGAAAGCGAAGGCCGTGCCGCGCTGCGGCGCCGCGTGCTCGACGCCACGCGCGAGCGCCATGCGGAACCGGGCCTCACAGCCGCGGGTGTGGCGCGCGAGCTGGGCATCTCGGAGCGCAGCCTGCACCGCTGCCTCGGCGAAGGAGGCACGACCTTCGCCACTGCGCTGGCGGGCTTTCGCATGCAGGCGGCGCGGCGCATGCTGGGCGATGCGCGCTTCGATCGCCTGGGCATCGCGGAGATCGGCTTTCGCGTGGGGCTGACGGATGCCTCGCACTTCGTGCGCCAGTGCCGCAGGCATCTGGGCGCCACGCCGGGTGAGTTGCGCCGCTTGCGGCGCTGA
- the arsH gene encoding arsenical resistance protein ArsH → MSSSAELPNIDAGHFHRPNPRQLLPTERTTHAPRILLLYGSVRERSYSRLLTEEAARLLQALGAEPRIYDPRGLPLPDDAPEDHPKVQELRDLAQWSEGMVWTSPERHGAMTGIMKAQIDWIPLSVGSVRPTQGKTLAVMEVSGGSQSFNAVNQLRVLGRWMRMLTIPNQSSVAKAFLEFDEAGRMKPSPYYERVVDVMEELLKFTLLTRDCAGYLVDRYSERRESAEALSKRVSLRSI, encoded by the coding sequence GTGTCGTCAAGCGCTGAACTGCCGAACATCGACGCCGGGCATTTCCACCGACCGAACCCGCGGCAACTGCTGCCCACGGAGCGCACCACGCACGCGCCGCGCATCCTGCTGCTCTACGGTTCGGTACGCGAGCGCTCCTACAGCCGGCTGCTCACCGAAGAAGCCGCGCGGCTGCTTCAGGCCCTGGGCGCCGAGCCGCGCATCTACGACCCGCGCGGCCTGCCCCTGCCCGACGACGCGCCGGAAGACCATCCGAAGGTGCAGGAGCTTCGCGACCTCGCCCAATGGTCCGAAGGCATGGTGTGGACTTCGCCCGAACGCCACGGTGCCATGACCGGCATCATGAAGGCGCAGATCGACTGGATCCCGCTGTCCGTCGGCTCGGTGCGGCCCACGCAGGGCAAGACGCTCGCGGTGATGGAGGTGTCGGGCGGCTCGCAGTCCTTCAACGCCGTGAACCAGCTGCGGGTGCTCGGCCGCTGGATGCGCATGCTCACCATCCCCAACCAGTCGTCGGTGGCCAAGGCCTTCCTTGAGTTCGACGAAGCCGGACGCATGAAGCCCTCGCCGTACTACGAGCGAGTGGTCGACGTGATGGAAGAGCTGCTCAAGTTCACGCTGCTCACACGCGACTGCGCGGGCTACCTTGTGGACCGCTACAGCGAGCGGCGCGAGAGTGCCGAGGCGCTGTCGAAGCGGGTCAGCCTGCGCAGCATCTGA
- the arsC gene encoding arsenate reductase (glutaredoxin) (This arsenate reductase requires both glutathione and glutaredoxin to convert arsenate to arsenite, after which the efflux transporter formed by ArsA and ArsB can extrude the arsenite from the cell, providing resistance.) gives MNDITIYHNPACGTSRNVLALIRNTGDEPTVIEYLKTPPDRATLKQLIAAMGMPVREVMRRKGTPYDELGLDDAKWSDEELIGFMLQHPILINRPIVVTPLGTRLCRPSEAVLDILPRPQQGAFSKEDGEAVIDAKGQRVVKR, from the coding sequence ATGAACGACATCACCATTTATCACAACCCCGCCTGCGGCACGTCGAGGAACGTGCTCGCGCTGATCCGCAACACAGGCGATGAGCCCACCGTCATCGAGTACCTGAAGACCCCGCCCGATCGCGCGACGCTGAAGCAGCTGATCGCGGCCATGGGCATGCCGGTGCGCGAGGTCATGCGCCGCAAGGGCACGCCTTACGACGAACTCGGCCTCGACGATGCGAAGTGGAGCGACGAGGAGCTGATCGGCTTCATGCTGCAGCACCCGATCCTCATCAACCGGCCGATCGTGGTGACGCCGCTCGGCACGCGGCTGTGCCGGCCCTCGGAAGCGGTGCTCGACATCCTGCCGCGTCCGCAGCAAGGCGCCTTCTCCAAGGAAGACGGCGAGGCCGTCATCGACGCGAAGGGCCAGCGTGTCGTCAAGCGCTGA
- a CDS encoding arsenic transporter, with protein MLSAVAIFIFTLVLVIWQPRGLGIGWSASLGAVIALLLGVVQLSDIPVVWGIVWNATATFIAVIVISLLLDEAGLFEWAALHVARWGGGRGRLLFAFIVLLGAAVSALFANDGAALILTPIVMAMLVALGFSPAATLAFVMAAGFIADTASLPLIVSNLVNIVSADFFRIGFGEYASVMFPVNIAAVLASLLALMLFFRRGIPASYDATQLKAPADAIRDPATFRAGWVVLVLLLVGFFGLEPLGVPVSAVAAFGAIVLLAVAGRGPVIGIRKVLRGAPWQIVIFSLGMYLVVYGLRNAGLTGYIASLLNVFAQGGVWGAAMGTGFLSALLSSVMNNMPTVLVGALSIDASSASGIVKEAMVYANVIGCDLGPKITPIGSLATLLWLHVLAKKGMAIGWGYYFKVGIVLTLPVLLVTLAALALRLSL; from the coding sequence ATGCTGAGCGCCGTTGCGATCTTCATCTTCACGCTCGTGCTGGTGATCTGGCAGCCGCGCGGCCTGGGCATCGGCTGGAGCGCCTCGCTCGGCGCCGTCATCGCGCTGCTGCTCGGCGTGGTCCAGCTGTCCGACATCCCGGTCGTCTGGGGCATCGTGTGGAACGCGACCGCCACCTTCATCGCGGTGATCGTCATCAGCCTGCTGCTCGACGAAGCGGGCCTCTTCGAATGGGCCGCGCTGCACGTGGCGCGCTGGGGCGGCGGACGCGGGCGGCTGCTGTTCGCGTTCATCGTGCTGCTGGGCGCCGCCGTGTCGGCGCTGTTCGCCAACGACGGCGCGGCGCTGATCCTTACGCCCATCGTGATGGCGATGCTCGTGGCGCTGGGTTTCTCGCCGGCCGCCACGCTCGCCTTCGTGATGGCGGCGGGCTTCATCGCCGACACGGCCAGCCTGCCGCTGATCGTCTCGAACCTGGTGAACATCGTGTCGGCCGACTTCTTCCGCATCGGCTTCGGCGAATACGCCTCGGTCATGTTCCCCGTGAACATCGCGGCGGTGCTCGCGAGCCTGCTGGCGCTGATGCTCTTCTTTCGCCGCGGCATTCCGGCCAGCTACGACGCGACCCAACTCAAGGCGCCTGCGGATGCGATCCGCGACCCCGCGACCTTCCGCGCGGGCTGGGTCGTGCTGGTGCTGCTGCTCGTCGGCTTCTTCGGCCTGGAGCCGCTGGGCGTGCCGGTGAGCGCGGTAGCGGCCTTCGGCGCAATCGTGCTGCTGGCCGTCGCAGGGCGCGGTCCGGTGATCGGCATTCGCAAGGTGCTGCGTGGCGCGCCCTGGCAGATCGTGATCTTCTCGCTGGGCATGTACCTCGTGGTCTACGGGCTGCGCAACGCCGGCCTGACCGGCTACATCGCCTCGCTGCTGAATGTGTTCGCGCAAGGCGGCGTCTGGGGCGCGGCAATGGGCACGGGCTTTCTCTCGGCGCTGCTCTCGTCGGTCATGAACAACATGCCCACCGTGCTGGTGGGCGCGCTGTCCATCGACGCGTCGAGTGCGAGCGGCATCGTGAAGGAAGCGATGGTCTACGCCAACGTGATCGGCTGCGACCTCGGCCCGAAGATCACGCCCATCGGCAGCCTCGCCACCCTGCTCTGGCTGCACGTGCTTGCGAAGAAGGGCATGGCGATCGGCTGGGGCTACTACTTCAAGGTCGGCATCGTGCTGACCCTGCCCGTGCTGCTGGTCACCCTGGCGGCACTGGCGCTTCGATTGAGTCTTTGA
- a CDS encoding ArsR/SmtB family transcription factor, giving the protein MEENDVVRSLAALAQPVRLRVFRALVVAGPAGLTPGALTEALEVSATGLSFHLKELVHSGLVSQERQGRNLIYRAAFDQMNGLLAYLTENCCQGEACAVGCPPTC; this is encoded by the coding sequence ATGGAAGAAAATGACGTTGTCCGATCCCTTGCCGCACTGGCGCAACCCGTTCGCCTGCGGGTGTTTCGCGCGCTGGTGGTGGCAGGCCCTGCCGGCCTCACGCCCGGCGCGCTGACCGAAGCGCTCGAGGTGTCGGCCACGGGCCTGTCGTTCCATCTCAAGGAGCTCGTGCATTCGGGGCTGGTCTCGCAGGAGCGGCAGGGCCGCAACCTCATCTACCGCGCGGCGTTCGACCAGATGAACGGCCTGCTGGCCTACCTCACCGAGAACTGCTGCCAGGGCGAGGCCTGCGCTGTCGGATGCCCGCCGACATGCTGA
- a CDS encoding alpha/beta fold hydrolase, with amino-acid sequence MSDTYVLVHGAWHTGAEIEAVADGLRAAGHTVYCPTLAGNNPGDDRSSIGLEDAIASAVRYIEEKDLTQVRLVGHSYGGMVISGVADRIAPRLKRLVYINAFVPLDGESLNDMVPPHYVTMFDAVAEANGNAVTLPFEIWREAFINDADLATATAAYEKLNPHPYRTFTDKIRLQQPLAALALGKSYVNCLQDTALPHGMPWHPRLSERLGLFRLVECPGSHEMFFSNPQRLAQAILEAGRD; translated from the coding sequence ATGTCCGACACCTATGTTCTCGTCCACGGCGCCTGGCACACCGGCGCGGAAATCGAAGCCGTGGCCGACGGCCTGCGCGCAGCAGGGCACACCGTGTATTGCCCGACGCTCGCCGGCAACAACCCCGGCGACGACCGATCGAGCATTGGCCTGGAAGACGCCATCGCTTCCGCCGTGCGCTACATCGAGGAGAAAGACCTCACGCAGGTACGCCTCGTGGGCCACAGCTACGGCGGCATGGTGATCTCGGGCGTGGCGGATCGCATCGCGCCGCGGCTGAAGCGGCTGGTGTACATCAACGCCTTCGTGCCGCTCGATGGCGAATCGCTCAACGACATGGTGCCGCCGCACTACGTGACGATGTTCGACGCCGTCGCCGAGGCCAATGGCAATGCCGTGACGCTGCCCTTCGAGATCTGGCGCGAAGCCTTCATCAACGATGCGGACCTGGCGACCGCGACGGCTGCCTACGAGAAGCTCAACCCGCACCCGTACCGCACCTTCACCGACAAGATCAGGCTGCAGCAGCCGCTGGCCGCGCTGGCGCTGGGCAAGTCGTATGTCAACTGCCTGCAGGACACCGCGCTGCCGCACGGCATGCCGTGGCATCCGCGCCTGTCGGAGCGGCTGGGCCTGTTCCGGCTGGTGGAGTGCCCCGGCAGCCACGAGATGTTCTTCTCGAACCCCCAGAGGCTCGCGCAGGCGATCTTGGAGGCGGGGCGGGACTGA
- a CDS encoding 3'-5' exonuclease yields MSENPKLPPLPEREQIALLEPFEGLGLKDIVVVQTLQDAEHAAATLLAAGIAGFDTESKPTFAKNEVSGGPHVVQFSTRDTAWLFQLHRTECNPVVATLIASTELRKVGFGLSGDLTLIRNRLNIEPKAVFDIDNEFRHRGYRKSVGVKAAVALVFNRRFIKSRKATTSNWANKQLTEAQIRYAANDAYASIRVYDALFSSN; encoded by the coding sequence GTGAGCGAGAACCCCAAGCTCCCACCACTGCCCGAGCGCGAACAGATCGCGCTGCTCGAACCCTTCGAAGGCCTCGGCCTGAAAGACATCGTGGTCGTGCAGACACTGCAAGATGCAGAACACGCCGCCGCCACGCTGCTCGCCGCGGGCATCGCCGGCTTCGACACCGAATCGAAGCCCACCTTCGCAAAGAACGAGGTGTCGGGCGGCCCGCACGTGGTGCAGTTCTCCACGCGCGACACGGCATGGCTGTTTCAGCTGCATCGCACCGAGTGCAATCCGGTGGTGGCCACGCTGATCGCCTCCACCGAGCTGCGCAAGGTCGGCTTCGGCCTGTCGGGCGACCTCACGTTGATCCGCAACCGGCTCAACATCGAGCCGAAGGCGGTGTTCGACATAGACAACGAATTCCGCCATCGCGGCTACCGCAAGTCGGTTGGCGTGAAGGCGGCAGTGGCTCTGGTGTTCAACCGCCGCTTCATCAAGTCGCGCAAGGCGACCACTTCCAACTGGGCCAACAAGCAGCTCACCGAAGCGCAGATCCGCTACGCCGCGAACGACGCCTATGCGTCGATCCGCGTGTACGACGCGCTCTTCAGCAGCAACTGA
- a CDS encoding TfoX/Sxy family protein: MSEFVESLHETFERLGRIETRRMFGGHGVWHEGRMIALVAKDTLYLKADAESAAHFDKLNLPPFTYVRQGKSMPMSYRQAPADLFEDREEAALWGRLAYEAALRSGQPPKPKKAPAKKTAVKKTAVKKASVKKKTAKAASR; the protein is encoded by the coding sequence ATGAGCGAGTTCGTTGAGAGCCTGCACGAAACCTTCGAGCGGCTCGGCCGCATCGAAACTCGCCGCATGTTCGGCGGCCACGGCGTCTGGCACGAAGGCCGCATGATCGCACTGGTCGCCAAGGACACGCTCTACCTCAAGGCCGATGCCGAGAGCGCCGCGCATTTCGACAAACTGAACCTGCCGCCCTTCACCTACGTGCGCCAGGGCAAGTCGATGCCGATGTCGTACCGCCAAGCCCCGGCGGATCTTTTCGAAGACCGCGAGGAAGCCGCCCTGTGGGGCCGCCTTGCCTACGAAGCAGCGCTGCGCTCGGGCCAGCCACCGAAGCCGAAGAAGGCACCCGCCAAGAAAACCGCAGTGAAGAAAACCGCAGTGAAGAAAGCCTCAGTGAAGAAAAAGACAGCGAAAGCAGCCTCCCGGTGA
- a CDS encoding VOC family protein codes for MRIDHIALWTTDLERCKRFYVDYFGATAGAGYVNPAKGFASCFLSLGDGARIEAMTTSTLSPVTAEAGAQRMGWTHLAISVGSDAAVDKLTQRLKADGYPLLDGPRRTGDGYYESVVLDPDGNRIEITA; via the coding sequence ATGCGCATCGACCACATCGCACTCTGGACCACCGATCTCGAACGCTGCAAGCGCTTCTATGTCGACTACTTCGGCGCCACCGCCGGCGCAGGCTACGTCAACCCGGCCAAGGGCTTCGCCTCGTGCTTCCTGAGCCTGGGCGACGGCGCGCGCATCGAGGCCATGACCACGAGCACGCTCTCGCCCGTAACCGCTGAAGCCGGCGCGCAGCGCATGGGCTGGACGCACCTGGCGATCAGCGTGGGCTCCGACGCCGCGGTCGACAAGCTCACGCAGCGCCTGAAGGCCGACGGCTACCCGCTGCTCGACGGCCCGCGCCGCACCGGCGACGGCTACTACGAGAGCGTGGTGCTCGATCCGGACGGCAACCGCATCGAGATCACCGCATGA
- a CDS encoding GNAT family N-acetyltransferase, with protein MSAAQIPAFHLRLREGSAEENMVLAGIWRRAWIAANRGVAHFEPIGYWLHRVQTEFGPPAEVVLAERDGQVLAFMVLLGRREYVAQLFVEPHLRNQGLGKALLDEACVRIPTGWWLHVAATNTSAQRFYERYGLERGAVDRHPSSGRERIAYHWSPSRPPWRIG; from the coding sequence ATGTCCGCCGCCCAAATTCCCGCCTTCCACCTGCGGTTGCGCGAAGGCAGCGCTGAAGAGAACATGGTGCTGGCCGGCATCTGGCGCCGCGCTTGGATCGCGGCCAACCGAGGCGTTGCCCATTTCGAGCCGATCGGCTACTGGCTGCACCGCGTGCAGACCGAGTTCGGCCCGCCCGCCGAAGTGGTGCTGGCGGAGCGCGACGGGCAGGTGCTGGCGTTCATGGTGCTGCTGGGGCGGCGCGAATACGTGGCCCAGCTTTTCGTCGAACCCCACCTGCGCAACCAGGGCCTGGGCAAGGCGTTGCTCGACGAAGCCTGCGTGCGCATTCCCACAGGCTGGTGGCTGCACGTGGCGGCCACCAACACATCGGCGCAGCGCTTCTACGAACGCTATGGCCTCGAGCGCGGTGCGGTCGATCGGCACCCATCGAGCGGCCGCGAGCGCATCGCCTACCATTGGTCGCCCTCGCGCCCGCCGTGGCGCATCGGCTGA
- the fghA gene encoding S-formylglutathione hydrolase, which translates to MTDNTPKILSEHHAFGGVQRFLEHRSHEIGLPMRFSVYLPPQVAHERVPALLYLAGLTCNEETFAVKAGAQRMAASLGLALIAPDTSPRGREAESIPGAKDDWDFGIGAGFYLDALAEPWATHWRMESWVVHELLPLVAKHFAIDGERIGIFGHSMGGHGALTLALRHPGRFKSLSAFAPICAPTQCPWGEKALGGYLGQPGADRAQWLAHDASALMKSQVVAPYPQGILIDQGLADKFLAEQLHPEAFEAACFAAGQPLTLRRHAGYDHGYYFIQSFMADHLAHHVQTLRA; encoded by the coding sequence ATGACCGACAACACTCCGAAGATTCTTTCCGAGCACCACGCCTTCGGCGGCGTGCAGCGCTTTCTCGAACACCGCTCGCATGAAATCGGCCTGCCGATGCGCTTCTCGGTCTACCTGCCGCCGCAGGTCGCGCACGAGCGCGTGCCCGCCCTGCTCTACCTCGCGGGCCTGACCTGCAACGAAGAAACCTTCGCGGTGAAGGCCGGCGCACAACGCATGGCCGCGAGCCTGGGCCTCGCGCTGATCGCGCCCGACACCAGCCCGCGCGGCCGCGAAGCGGAAAGCATTCCGGGTGCGAAGGACGACTGGGACTTCGGCATCGGCGCCGGCTTCTACCTCGACGCACTGGCCGAGCCATGGGCCACGCACTGGCGCATGGAAAGCTGGGTCGTGCACGAGCTGCTGCCGCTGGTCGCCAAGCACTTCGCCATCGACGGCGAGCGCATCGGCATCTTCGGCCACTCGATGGGCGGCCACGGTGCGCTCACGCTGGCGCTGCGGCATCCGGGGCGCTTCAAGTCGCTCTCGGCCTTCGCGCCGATCTGCGCGCCCACGCAGTGCCCATGGGGCGAGAAGGCGCTCGGCGGCTATCTGGGCCAGCCCGGCGCTGACCGTGCGCAATGGCTGGCGCACGACGCCAGTGCGCTCATGAAGTCGCAGGTGGTGGCACCCTACCCGCAAGGCATCCTCATCGACCAGGGACTGGCCGACAAATTCCTCGCCGAGCAGTTGCACCCCGAGGCCTTCGAGGCCGCCTGCTTTGCCGCCGGCCAGCCGCTCACGCTGCGCCGTCACGCGGGCTACGACCACGGCTACTACTTCATCCAGAGCTTCATGGCCGACCACCTCGCGCACCACGTACAAACCCTGCGCGCATAG
- a CDS encoding alpha/beta fold hydrolase produces the protein MNRMEPLRKIEAGVLEVAYFEAGPSDGPPVLLMHGFPYDIHTYAEVAPMLADQGCRVIVPYLRGYGATRFLNEATPRSGEQAALGADLLALLDALKIDRAVLAGYDWGGRAACVVAALWPERCAGLVSLNSYNIQNIAKAMEPDTPANEHSLWYQYYFHSERGRAGLEKDRKALTKLLWKLWSPTWQFDDATFERSAAAFDQPDFVDVVIQSYRHRFGLVPGDPAYADIERRLAAQPTITVPAITFDGIDDGVRPPADASAHAHRFSGPRSHRLVPGAGHNLPQEAPRTFADAVLELVPALRGKNPQ, from the coding sequence ATGAACCGCATGGAACCCCTGCGCAAGATCGAAGCGGGCGTTCTCGAAGTCGCCTACTTCGAAGCAGGCCCTTCCGACGGTCCGCCCGTGCTGCTGATGCACGGCTTTCCGTACGACATCCACACCTATGCCGAAGTCGCGCCGATGCTGGCCGACCAAGGCTGCCGCGTGATCGTGCCGTACCTGCGCGGCTACGGCGCCACGCGCTTCCTGAACGAAGCCACGCCGCGCTCGGGCGAACAGGCCGCGCTGGGCGCCGACCTGCTTGCGCTGCTCGACGCCCTGAAGATCGACCGTGCCGTGCTGGCCGGCTACGACTGGGGCGGCCGCGCCGCCTGCGTGGTCGCAGCGCTGTGGCCCGAACGCTGCGCGGGGCTGGTGTCCCTCAACAGCTACAACATCCAGAACATCGCGAAAGCGATGGAGCCGGATACGCCGGCCAACGAGCACAGCCTCTGGTACCAGTACTACTTTCACAGCGAGCGCGGCCGCGCCGGCCTCGAGAAAGACCGCAAGGCGCTCACGAAGCTGCTGTGGAAGCTCTGGTCGCCCACATGGCAGTTCGACGACGCCACCTTCGAGCGCAGCGCCGCCGCCTTCGACCAACCCGACTTCGTGGACGTGGTGATCCAGTCGTACCGCCACCGCTTCGGCCTCGTGCCGGGCGACCCGGCCTACGCCGACATCGAACGCCGCCTCGCGGCCCAGCCCACGATCACCGTGCCCGCCATCACCTTCGACGGCATCGACGACGGCGTGCGCCCGCCCGCCGACGCATCAGCCCACGCACACCGTTTCAGCGGCCCGCGTTCGCACCGGCTCGTGCCCGGCGCGGGCCACAACCTTCCGCAGGAAGCGCCGCGCACCTTTGCCGACGCCGTGCTCGAACTCGTGCCCGCCCTGCGCGGCAAGAACCCGCAATGA